One part of the Clostridium thermosuccinogenes genome encodes these proteins:
- a CDS encoding YdcF family protein yields the protein MQRLKRVFYIILLISGISGIFNTLVLLFYAGMNLGILLPGLAGIVLIAYACLKLSVYKDKAIIKSRIMRNLIKAGLIAFAVSFVLIEGLIIYNNRSQDDVRTDYLIILGAGLNGETVSLTLKQRLDKGIEYLNRYPDTKVIVSGGQGYGEDISEAEAMKRYLVNRGINPERVIMEDKSTSTMENFRFSKKLISDMENQDIDKIMIVTNDFHMLRSKMLARRNGFEPYGITCGTPISVRFNSYLREYFALIKSFLLDR from the coding sequence ATGCAGAGGTTAAAAAGGGTTTTTTACATAATACTATTGATTTCAGGTATATCAGGGATATTTAATACCTTAGTTCTGTTGTTCTATGCCGGCATGAATTTGGGCATCCTGCTTCCGGGGCTGGCGGGCATTGTACTCATAGCCTATGCCTGCCTTAAGCTGTCGGTTTATAAGGACAAGGCAATTATAAAAAGCCGTATCATGAGAAACTTGATTAAGGCAGGGCTTATTGCTTTTGCCGTATCCTTTGTGCTGATAGAAGGCTTGATAATTTACAATAACAGGTCCCAGGATGATGTCAGAACTGATTATCTCATAATACTGGGAGCCGGTTTAAATGGAGAAACGGTGTCACTGACCTTAAAGCAAAGGCTGGACAAAGGGATTGAATATTTAAACCGTTATCCGGATACCAAAGTCATTGTATCCGGAGGTCAGGGATATGGAGAGGATATATCGGAAGCGGAAGCCATGAAAAGATATCTAGTCAACCGGGGAATAAATCCGGAAAGGGTGATAATGGAGGACAAATCCACAAGCACGATGGAGAATTTCAGGTTTTCCAAAAAGCTGATATCAGACATGGAGAATCAGGATATAGATAAAATAATGATAGTAACCAATGATTTTCATATGCTGAGATCGAAAATGCTGGCCCGGAGAAATGGATTTGAACCCTACGGCATCACGTGCGGCACCCCCATATCCGTAAGGTTTAACAGCTACTTAAGGGAATACTTTGCTTTGATCAAATCCTTTTTACTGGACAGGTAA
- a CDS encoding DNA-deoxyinosine glycosylase: MIKSFEPIVDKDCRILILGSMPSVKSLEKHQYYGNKQNHFWKIIYELFNEEFDDDYERRKTFLLKHHVAVWDVLKSCDREGSSDSKIVNPVPNDFDAFLRQYPNIKSVFFNGSKAEELFKKMVEVKLNIRKDILFHRLPSTSPANAVKYKDKLEQWKIILSEHFWE; this comes from the coding sequence ATGATTAAATCCTTTGAACCTATAGTGGACAAAGATTGCAGGATACTGATTCTGGGGAGCATGCCGAGCGTAAAGTCCCTGGAAAAGCACCAATATTACGGCAATAAGCAGAATCATTTCTGGAAGATAATATACGAGCTGTTCAATGAGGAATTTGATGACGACTATGAAAGAAGGAAGACATTCCTGCTTAAGCATCATGTTGCAGTTTGGGATGTTCTGAAAAGCTGTGACAGGGAAGGCAGCAGCGATTCTAAAATCGTGAATCCTGTGCCCAACGATTTTGATGCTTTTTTAAGGCAATACCCTAATATAAAATCAGTGTTTTTTAATGGAAGCAAAGCGGAAGAGCTGTTCAAAAAAATGGTAGAGGTAAAATTAAACATCAGAAAGGATATTTTGTTTCACAGGCTGCCTTCCACCAGTCCGGCCAATGCGGTAAAATATAAAGATAAGCTGGAGCAGTGGAAAATCATACTATCTGAACATTTTTGGGAGTAA
- a CDS encoding lactonase family protein: MKYKAYIGTYSMRGSKGIYLTEVDGHTGEMHILDAYESCNPSYLALSRDKKYLYCVLETEEIDGLYGGAAASFRVNEDATLTFISKAYTGGTYPCHLTADKDNRFLYVANYGDGKLTIFPIDGGVIVNKPEIIQHKGSGPNKDRQEGPLIHCAVFDRREERLCVADLGIDKAVLYKAGKGTIAEDSVFEVKPGAGPRHVVFSGNGRYAWLVCELTNEIYAYDAQNSKCIGVYKTLPRDFSGDSTCAAIKISQDGRFVCASNRGHDSISVFGVKEETGELTLTGVYSTRGNTPRDFSFSPDGRFLLAANQNSDTIEVFSFLNGHLEHIGYSVNIPAPSCIVFL; the protein is encoded by the coding sequence ATGAAATACAAAGCATATATAGGCACTTATTCAATGAGAGGAAGTAAAGGCATCTATCTTACGGAGGTTGACGGCCACACCGGCGAGATGCATATCCTGGATGCATATGAGTCTTGCAATCCGTCCTATTTAGCTCTATCCAGGGACAAGAAATACCTGTATTGCGTGCTGGAAACAGAGGAAATTGACGGCCTCTATGGAGGCGCTGCGGCTTCTTTCAGAGTAAATGAAGATGCAACCTTAACCTTTATTTCAAAAGCATATACCGGAGGTACTTATCCTTGCCACTTGACAGCCGATAAGGATAACAGGTTTCTATATGTGGCAAATTACGGCGACGGAAAGTTGACGATATTTCCAATAGATGGTGGCGTGATCGTAAACAAGCCTGAAATAATACAGCATAAAGGCAGTGGACCTAATAAAGACCGCCAGGAAGGTCCTCTCATTCACTGTGCAGTGTTTGATAGAAGGGAAGAAAGGCTTTGCGTAGCAGATCTCGGCATAGATAAAGCTGTCTTATACAAAGCCGGAAAGGGTACAATTGCTGAAGACAGTGTTTTTGAAGTAAAACCGGGAGCAGGCCCAAGGCATGTTGTGTTTTCAGGGAACGGGAGATACGCATGGTTGGTGTGTGAGCTTACCAACGAAATATATGCTTATGATGCTCAGAATTCAAAATGCATCGGTGTGTACAAAACCCTCCCAAGAGATTTCAGTGGAGATAGCACATGCGCTGCCATAAAAATATCCCAGGACGGACGGTTTGTTTGCGCTTCAAACAGGGGGCACGACAGCATATCGGTGTTCGGTGTGAAGGAGGAAACTGGTGAGCTGACGCTAACAGGGGTTTACTCCACAAGAGGAAATACACCCCGCGACTTTTCCTTTTCACCGGATGGACGTTTCTTGTTGGCAGCAAATCAAAATTCGGATACCATAGAAGTATTTTCTTTTTTGAACGGGCATTT
- the yicI gene encoding alpha-xylosidase — MKFTNGYWQMRDGLKAFFPAEAYSVDVKEASLEIYAPSRPIKHRGDTLNCPMFTVELSSPMEDVIRVKFYHHKGFALKPPAYEIKEKHETKVEITNDEDAATLTSGRLTARVKKGRDWGIDFIAEDELVTGSGMKNMGYIVMDDGSTYVHEQLSLGVAEYIYGLGERFTPFIKNGQVVDMWNEDGGTSSEIAYKNVPFYMSSKGYGVFVNHPEKVSFEIASEKVSRVQFSVPGECLEYFILYGPTPKEVLEKYTALTGRPSLPPAWSFGLWLTTSFTTSYDENTVTSFIDGMAERDIPLHVFHFDCFWMKEFEWCNFAWDERVFPDPEGMLKRLKKKGLKICVWINPYIAQKSKLFDEGMERGYLVKRPNGDVWQWDMWQAGMGLVDFTNPEACEWYKSKLRRLLDMGVDCFKTDFGERIPTNVVYYDGSDPVKMHNYYTFLYNKTVFEVLEEKYGKGEACLFARSATAGSQQFPVHWGGDCSASYESMAETLRGGLSLGMSGFGFWSHDISGFESTATADLYKRWAAFGLLSSHSRLHGSASYRVPWMFDEESVDVVRFFTKLKCSLMPYLYGAACEASGKGIPVLRSMLLEFPDDPVCSYLDLQYMLGGSLLVAPIFNDKGKAKYYLPKGKWTHFLDGRVVEGGRWMEEEYGYMSLPLWARPNTIIALGSVDTRPDYDYSQDVAFHIFQLDDGTSAAAEVPGLDGRNIMTAKAARTGDILKVTVDMADKPWYVVLRSKDAVEVVKGAVAEKSPMGVRIKAEAGMKEIEVKLLNE, encoded by the coding sequence CATAAAGCATCGCGGCGACACTTTGAACTGTCCGATGTTTACAGTGGAGCTGTCTTCTCCCATGGAGGACGTAATCAGAGTAAAGTTCTATCATCACAAGGGTTTTGCTTTAAAACCGCCGGCTTATGAAATAAAAGAAAAGCATGAAACAAAAGTGGAGATAACCAATGATGAGGATGCAGCCACCCTGACATCGGGACGATTGACTGCCCGGGTAAAGAAGGGAAGGGACTGGGGAATAGATTTTATTGCCGAAGATGAGTTGGTCACAGGAAGCGGAATGAAAAACATGGGATATATTGTGATGGATGACGGCAGCACATATGTGCACGAACAGCTTTCCCTGGGTGTTGCCGAATATATCTATGGCCTGGGGGAAAGGTTTACTCCTTTTATAAAGAACGGGCAGGTTGTTGATATGTGGAATGAAGATGGAGGCACCAGCAGTGAGATAGCTTACAAGAACGTCCCGTTTTACATGTCCAGCAAAGGCTATGGCGTATTTGTGAACCACCCTGAAAAGGTGTCCTTTGAGATAGCGTCGGAAAAGGTGAGCCGGGTACAGTTCAGCGTGCCGGGAGAGTGTCTTGAGTATTTCATCTTATACGGACCTACCCCTAAAGAAGTATTGGAGAAATACACGGCTCTTACCGGAAGACCATCCCTGCCTCCGGCATGGTCCTTCGGACTTTGGCTTACCACCTCCTTTACCACCAGCTATGATGAAAACACCGTCACCAGTTTTATTGACGGCATGGCAGAAAGGGATATTCCTCTACATGTATTCCATTTTGACTGCTTCTGGATGAAAGAATTTGAATGGTGCAATTTTGCATGGGATGAGAGGGTTTTCCCGGACCCTGAAGGCATGCTGAAAAGACTTAAGAAGAAAGGCTTAAAGATCTGTGTATGGATCAACCCATATATCGCTCAGAAATCCAAGCTTTTCGATGAAGGCATGGAAAGGGGATATCTGGTAAAAAGGCCTAACGGTGACGTATGGCAATGGGATATGTGGCAGGCCGGCATGGGTCTGGTTGATTTCACCAACCCAGAAGCCTGCGAATGGTACAAATCGAAATTAAGACGCCTGCTGGATATGGGAGTGGACTGCTTCAAGACCGACTTTGGCGAAAGAATACCCACAAATGTGGTTTATTATGACGGTTCAGACCCTGTGAAAATGCACAATTATTACACCTTTCTATACAACAAGACTGTGTTCGAGGTGCTGGAAGAGAAGTATGGAAAGGGAGAGGCATGCCTATTTGCCCGGTCGGCGACAGCAGGAAGCCAGCAGTTCCCTGTTCATTGGGGAGGGGATTGCAGCGCCAGTTATGAATCCATGGCTGAAACATTGAGGGGAGGACTATCCCTGGGCATGTCGGGCTTTGGCTTCTGGAGCCATGATATAAGCGGATTTGAAAGCACTGCTACTGCCGATCTGTACAAAAGATGGGCAGCTTTCGGCCTCTTGTCCTCTCACAGCAGACTCCACGGAAGCGCTTCCTACAGGGTGCCATGGATGTTTGACGAGGAATCGGTGGATGTGGTGAGATTTTTCACAAAGCTGAAATGCAGCCTCATGCCCTATCTGTATGGTGCCGCATGCGAAGCATCCGGAAAAGGTATTCCGGTGTTGAGAAGCATGCTTCTGGAATTTCCGGATGACCCCGTATGCAGTTATCTGGACCTTCAATACATGCTGGGAGGTTCCCTTCTGGTAGCTCCTATATTCAATGACAAAGGAAAGGCAAAATACTATCTGCCTAAGGGAAAATGGACCCATTTCCTGGATGGAAGGGTAGTGGAAGGCGGCCGATGGATGGAAGAAGAATACGGATATATGAGCCTTCCCCTCTGGGCACGGCCCAATACCATTATTGCTTTGGGTTCTGTTGATACAAGGCCTGACTATGATTACAGCCAGGATGTGGCATTCCATATCTTTCAACTGGATGACGGCACCAGCGCAGCAGCGGAGGTTCCCGGATTGGATGGGAGGAACATAATGACTGCAAAAGCTGCGAGAACAGGCGATATATTGAAGGTTACCGTAGACATGGCAGATAAACCCTGGTATGTGGTGCTGCGCAGCAAGGATGCGGTGGAGGTTGTCAAAGGAGCAGTTGCAGAGAAGAGTCCTATGGGAGTGCGCATCAAAGCGGAAGCAGGAATGAAGGAGATTGAAGTAAAGCTGCTGAATGAATAA